Proteins encoded by one window of Akkermansia muciniphila ATCC BAA-835:
- the alaS gene encoding alanine--tRNA ligase, producing MMTATEIRQSFLDFFREKQHTVVPSASLMPQSPGLLFTNAGMNQFVPYFLGVWTPPWTPARATDTQKCIRAGGKHNDLEDVGYDSYHHTFFEMLGNWSFGDYFKREAIRWAWELVVERWGFPAERLYATVYAPDKSKGDPGEFDREAWDFWAELFRSRGLDPDVHIVHGNVKDNFWMMGETGPCGPCSELHVDLTPEGNTKGSLVNKDSDQCIEIWNLVFIQYNAESDGSMRNLPACHVDTGMGFERACSIMQCTNGFKDFSRKPSNYATDVFRPLFDRLEVLSGRKYADVYPAPGSKRVDAEDGTLQEAIAFRVIADHLRTLSFSIADGILPGNNGRNYVLRRILRRAVRYGRRLGFTQPFLAELVDTLVESFGQVFPELAARATTVKEVLNREEASFNETLDRGLELFDAETASAGKVSGEFAFKLYDTYGFPIDLTALLAEERGLDIDMERFNRLMEEQRERARAARKSEVVRALDLKTDAVTEFTGYDVDECAATVLEVSRQGDSLFIITDKTPFYAEMGGQVSDAGLIEIGGESYHVMAVQQIGNARAHVVEARPGLEVKPGDRVHLSIDAERRRRIEAHHTATHLLHCALHQVVSPDAAQQGSFVSEDRLRFDFNSSAVSPDQLRLIEEKVNGWIEESLPVHCTERAYADVKGNAAIAQFFGDKYGDVVRVVQVGGCRDGLDGVSMEFCGGTHIANTKNIGLFKIKSEGAIASGVRRIEAMTGDAALEMIRQHVVAKSLEIAKAVEKIKEVNYELADMGLEQVPVPTIEGKPGLTALGASDIRTVNDSLARFDASVEHFKQTALDAEKKLKKARAGQSAAKADALLNEWLSDAPSSLIQVAEGAGELLQELLNGLKKRQYAGAAFLLCVDSSSLLLGAYCGKDAIADGLSAGDMIREVAALAGGKGGGRADQARGSAPQDADPQALAAAARNIING from the coding sequence ATGATGACCGCCACCGAGATACGCCAAAGCTTTCTGGACTTTTTCCGCGAAAAACAGCACACGGTCGTGCCTTCCGCTTCTTTGATGCCCCAGAGCCCCGGTTTGTTGTTTACAAATGCCGGCATGAATCAGTTTGTCCCGTATTTCCTGGGCGTATGGACTCCCCCGTGGACGCCCGCCCGCGCTACGGATACCCAGAAGTGCATCCGCGCAGGCGGCAAGCACAATGACCTGGAGGATGTGGGGTATGACTCCTACCACCACACGTTTTTTGAAATGCTGGGGAACTGGTCCTTCGGGGATTATTTCAAGAGGGAAGCTATCCGCTGGGCCTGGGAGCTGGTCGTGGAGCGGTGGGGATTCCCGGCGGAACGCCTGTACGCCACCGTGTACGCGCCGGACAAGAGCAAGGGCGACCCCGGAGAGTTTGACCGGGAAGCTTGGGATTTCTGGGCTGAGCTGTTCCGTTCCCGAGGGCTGGACCCGGACGTGCATATCGTGCACGGGAATGTGAAGGATAATTTCTGGATGATGGGGGAAACCGGCCCCTGCGGCCCCTGTTCCGAGCTGCACGTGGACCTGACCCCGGAGGGGAATACGAAGGGAAGCCTGGTAAACAAGGATTCCGACCAGTGCATAGAGATATGGAACCTGGTGTTTATCCAGTACAATGCGGAGAGCGACGGCTCCATGCGCAATCTTCCGGCATGTCATGTGGATACCGGCATGGGGTTTGAGCGCGCGTGCTCCATCATGCAGTGCACGAACGGATTCAAGGATTTTTCCCGCAAACCGTCCAATTACGCCACGGATGTATTCCGCCCCCTGTTTGACCGCCTGGAAGTTTTGAGCGGACGGAAGTACGCGGACGTGTATCCGGCGCCCGGTTCCAAAAGGGTGGATGCGGAGGACGGGACCCTTCAGGAGGCGATTGCCTTCCGCGTGATTGCCGATCATCTGCGCACGCTCAGTTTTTCCATTGCGGACGGCATTCTGCCGGGCAACAATGGCCGTAATTACGTGCTGCGCCGCATTCTGCGCCGTGCCGTGCGCTATGGGCGCCGCCTGGGCTTTACCCAGCCGTTTTTGGCGGAACTGGTGGATACGCTGGTGGAGTCCTTCGGACAGGTGTTCCCGGAACTGGCCGCCCGCGCCACTACCGTGAAGGAGGTTTTGAACCGTGAAGAGGCCAGTTTTAATGAGACGCTGGACCGCGGCCTGGAATTGTTTGACGCGGAAACGGCTTCCGCCGGAAAGGTGAGCGGCGAGTTCGCCTTCAAGCTGTATGATACGTACGGGTTCCCCATTGACCTGACCGCCCTGCTGGCGGAGGAACGCGGCCTGGATATTGATATGGAGCGGTTCAACAGGCTGATGGAGGAACAGCGGGAACGCGCCCGGGCCGCCCGCAAGAGCGAGGTGGTGCGCGCCCTGGATTTGAAGACGGACGCCGTGACGGAGTTTACGGGGTACGATGTGGACGAATGCGCCGCTACGGTGCTGGAAGTGAGCCGCCAGGGGGATTCCCTGTTCATCATCACGGACAAGACTCCGTTTTACGCGGAAATGGGCGGGCAGGTGTCCGATGCCGGGTTGATTGAAATCGGCGGGGAAAGCTACCATGTGATGGCCGTCCAGCAGATAGGGAATGCCCGAGCCCATGTGGTGGAGGCCCGTCCCGGGCTGGAGGTGAAGCCCGGCGACCGCGTGCATTTGAGCATTGACGCGGAACGCCGCCGCCGCATTGAGGCGCATCACACCGCCACGCATCTTCTTCACTGCGCTCTGCATCAGGTGGTCAGCCCGGATGCGGCCCAGCAGGGGTCCTTTGTTTCGGAAGACCGGCTGCGCTTTGACTTTAACAGCAGCGCCGTTTCTCCGGACCAGCTCCGCCTGATTGAAGAGAAGGTGAACGGCTGGATTGAGGAGTCTCTTCCCGTGCACTGCACGGAACGCGCTTATGCGGACGTGAAGGGCAATGCCGCGATTGCCCAGTTCTTCGGCGACAAGTACGGGGATGTGGTGCGCGTGGTTCAGGTGGGCGGATGCAGGGATGGGCTGGACGGGGTTTCCATGGAATTCTGCGGCGGAACTCATATTGCCAATACGAAGAATATCGGCCTGTTCAAGATTAAGAGCGAGGGTGCCATCGCTTCCGGCGTGCGCCGCATTGAGGCGATGACTGGGGACGCTGCTCTGGAAATGATACGGCAGCATGTTGTTGCCAAGAGCCTGGAAATCGCCAAGGCGGTGGAGAAGATCAAGGAAGTTAATTACGAGTTGGCGGACATGGGGCTGGAACAGGTGCCTGTCCCCACGATTGAAGGCAAGCCGGGGCTGACGGCCCTGGGGGCTTCCGATATCCGGACGGTAAATGATTCCCTGGCGCGTTTCGACGCCTCCGTGGAGCATTTCAAACAGACGGCTCTGGATGCGGAGAAGAAGCTTAAAAAAGCCCGCGCCGGGCAGTCCGCCGCCAAGGCAGACGCCCTGCTGAATGAGTGGCTTTCCGATGCGCCTTCTTCCCTGATCCAGGTGGCGGAGGGCGCCGGGGAATTGCTTCAGGAACTGCTGAACGGGTTGAAAAAGCGCCAGTATGCGGGCGCCGCCTTCCTGCTGTGCGTGGACAGTTCTTCCTTGCTCCTGGGCGCTTATTGTGGCAAAGATGCCATTGCGGACGGATTGTCCGCCGGAGATATGATCCGCGAGGTTGCCGCTCTTGCCGGAGGCAAGGGAGGCGGCCGTGCGGATCAGGCCCGCGGTTCCGCTCCGCAGGATGCCGATCCTCAGGCCC
- a CDS encoding ATP-binding cassette domain-containing protein — MTTESQPLIDCRNIRKIFPDSAGVPFAAVDDVSFRLSAGEIVGLLGPDGAGKTTLIRLITGLMKPHGGSISVLNLDSVKKSRSIQASIGYMPQKFGLYEDLTVRENMELYARMHGVYGQDREKRFRSLLAMTSLERFTTRLAGKLSGGMKQKLGLCCSLVSSPPLILLDEPTVGVDPLSRRELWSILKQFSGEEGVGVLVSTSYMDESAYCNRTLIMYEGRLLMDAPPADVIARAEGMCVTVRTPEGLHARQFQSRLAAVPGIINATPQGNTVRIIVPHGHPARKKLEEYHPAPAQPDFSDGFMTLLADQVDLAPQDIPAPAGTPEPERTENGGTVIRVTDLVRKFGSFIAVNHVSFSVRKGQVFGLLGPNGAGKSTTFRMLCGLLPASGGTLNVAGADLRTAAARARRKVGYVAQKFSMYGMLTTRQNLEFFAGAYGMSGKERQEAIRSMEEEFHLTPYMNAPAAHLPGGYKQRLSMACALLHSPDILFLDEPTSGADPLARRDFWLRINALAEKGVTIIITTHFLGEAEFCDNMLIMMDGTTLAEGSPDDIRKHAPPREDGAPASLEDAFLAITEEHMKKGGGET, encoded by the coding sequence ATGACCACGGAATCCCAGCCCCTGATTGACTGCCGGAACATCCGGAAAATATTTCCGGACTCCGCCGGCGTCCCCTTTGCGGCGGTGGACGACGTCTCCTTCCGCCTGTCCGCCGGGGAAATCGTAGGGTTGCTGGGGCCGGACGGAGCGGGAAAAACCACTCTGATCCGCCTCATCACGGGATTGATGAAACCGCATGGCGGGTCTATCTCCGTCCTGAATCTGGACTCCGTGAAAAAAAGCCGGTCCATCCAGGCCTCCATAGGCTACATGCCGCAGAAATTCGGGCTTTATGAAGACCTTACCGTCCGAGAAAACATGGAGCTTTACGCCCGCATGCACGGCGTTTACGGCCAGGACAGGGAAAAGCGCTTCCGCAGCCTGCTCGCCATGACCAGCCTGGAACGCTTCACCACGCGGCTTGCGGGAAAGCTCTCCGGCGGCATGAAGCAGAAGCTGGGCCTGTGCTGTTCCCTGGTCTCCTCCCCGCCCCTCATCCTGCTGGATGAACCCACCGTGGGCGTGGATCCGCTCTCCCGGCGGGAACTGTGGAGCATCCTGAAACAATTCTCCGGAGAGGAAGGCGTGGGGGTACTGGTCAGCACCTCCTACATGGACGAATCGGCCTACTGCAACAGAACCCTCATCATGTATGAAGGGCGCCTGCTTATGGACGCCCCTCCCGCCGACGTCATCGCCCGGGCGGAAGGAATGTGCGTGACGGTGCGCACGCCGGAGGGGCTGCATGCGCGCCAATTCCAGAGCAGGCTGGCCGCCGTGCCCGGCATCATCAACGCCACCCCGCAGGGGAACACCGTCCGCATCATCGTTCCCCACGGCCACCCCGCACGGAAAAAGCTGGAGGAATACCACCCCGCCCCCGCGCAGCCGGACTTCTCCGACGGCTTCATGACCCTGCTTGCCGACCAAGTGGACCTCGCCCCGCAGGACATCCCCGCCCCTGCCGGAACGCCGGAACCGGAGCGGACGGAAAACGGCGGCACCGTCATCCGGGTAACGGACCTTGTCAGGAAATTCGGCAGTTTCATTGCCGTCAACCACGTCAGCTTCTCCGTCCGCAAAGGGCAGGTCTTCGGCCTTCTGGGCCCCAACGGAGCGGGGAAAAGCACCACTTTCCGCATGCTCTGCGGGCTGCTGCCCGCCAGCGGCGGCACGCTCAATGTGGCCGGGGCGGATCTGCGGACCGCCGCCGCCAGGGCGCGCAGGAAAGTGGGATACGTGGCCCAGAAATTTTCCATGTACGGCATGCTGACCACGCGTCAAAACCTGGAATTCTTCGCCGGAGCCTACGGCATGTCCGGAAAGGAGCGGCAGGAAGCCATCCGCTCCATGGAAGAAGAATTCCACCTGACTCCGTACATGAACGCCCCCGCCGCGCACCTGCCCGGCGGCTACAAGCAGCGCCTCAGCATGGCGTGCGCCCTGCTCCACTCCCCAGACATCCTTTTTCTGGACGAACCCACTTCCGGAGCGGACCCCCTGGCCCGGCGCGACTTCTGGCTGCGCATCAACGCCCTGGCGGAAAAAGGCGTCACCATCATCATCACGACGCACTTCCTGGGAGAAGCGGAATTTTGCGATAACATGCTCATCATGATGGATGGAACCACGCTGGCGGAAGGTTCCCCGGACGATATCCGCAAACACGCTCCCCCGCGTGAAGACGGAGCCCCCGCTTCTCTGGAAGACGCCTTCCTGGCCATCACGGAAGAACACATGAAAAAAGGAGGAGGAGAAACATGA
- a CDS encoding replicative DNA helicase encodes MHFTETQLNAEKTVLGNCIDGADKVAALIEQGFTKAHFVLLAHQKVWSAFETLAKTPEKVNITDLIQHLEAAGELESVGGHAGLVELSTSFAYHFQFEPSVKILVEAKKKRDVESLFISGLENLQNPTLSKDEVLAEAEKVMSSLRESYGVAQVARMADGTQKVVEGLEFRIKNPGQTKGLPTGYPSLDRMLDGLQNTAMVVIGARPAVGKTSFMTNILYNLAAEGVPVGMFSLEMSKEQLLERTLFGMSKINAANLRRGIKLTKWQQDAFTNAVRKVRSLPFFVDDRGALRIDQIQATARRMVADHGVRCIGVDYLQLANPTGRQASREREVSEISAGLKALAKELNIPVIVLAQLNREAEKRAGKEAGVPRVSDLRDSGSIEQDADQILLLYRPYVMDKNADPAEAKIIVGKNRFGEIGYIDLKWDAAATTYREV; translated from the coding sequence ATGCATTTTACAGAAACACAACTCAACGCCGAAAAGACCGTTCTTGGCAACTGCATTGACGGCGCCGACAAGGTAGCCGCCCTGATCGAGCAAGGTTTCACGAAGGCTCATTTTGTCCTTCTGGCCCATCAGAAGGTCTGGAGCGCCTTTGAGACTCTGGCCAAGACTCCAGAAAAGGTCAATATCACCGACCTGATCCAGCACCTGGAAGCCGCCGGCGAGCTTGAATCCGTAGGAGGTCACGCCGGGCTTGTCGAGCTTTCAACCAGCTTTGCCTACCATTTCCAGTTCGAGCCCTCCGTGAAGATTCTGGTGGAAGCCAAGAAGAAGCGGGATGTGGAATCCCTGTTCATTTCCGGGCTGGAAAATCTTCAAAACCCAACCCTGAGCAAAGACGAAGTGCTGGCGGAAGCCGAAAAGGTGATGTCCTCCTTACGGGAAAGTTACGGAGTGGCCCAAGTGGCGCGTATGGCTGATGGCACACAGAAGGTGGTGGAAGGGTTGGAGTTTCGCATCAAGAATCCAGGACAGACCAAGGGGCTTCCTACCGGCTACCCCTCCCTGGACAGGATGCTGGACGGCTTACAGAACACGGCTATGGTGGTCATCGGAGCCCGGCCGGCCGTGGGGAAGACTTCCTTCATGACCAACATTCTGTACAATCTGGCCGCCGAAGGGGTGCCAGTAGGCATGTTCTCCCTGGAAATGTCCAAGGAGCAGTTGCTTGAACGCACGCTTTTTGGCATGTCCAAAATCAATGCGGCCAATCTGCGCCGAGGCATCAAGCTGACCAAGTGGCAGCAGGATGCTTTCACCAACGCGGTTCGCAAGGTAAGGAGCCTGCCTTTCTTCGTGGACGACCGGGGCGCCTTGAGGATTGACCAGATCCAGGCGACCGCCCGGCGCATGGTGGCGGACCACGGCGTGAGGTGCATCGGCGTGGATTACCTGCAGCTTGCCAATCCTACCGGACGCCAGGCGTCCCGGGAACGGGAGGTGTCGGAGATTTCCGCCGGCCTCAAAGCCCTGGCCAAGGAACTGAATATTCCGGTGATCGTGTTGGCCCAGTTGAACCGGGAAGCGGAGAAACGCGCCGGGAAGGAAGCCGGGGTTCCCCGTGTGTCCGATTTGAGGGATTCAGGGTCTATCGAACAGGACGCTGATCAGATATTGTTGCTCTACAGGCCTTACGTCATGGACAAAAACGCAGATCCGGCAGAGGCGAAAATCATCGTCGGCAAGAACCGCTTCGGGGAGATTGGTTACATTGACCTGAAATGGGACGCTGCCGCCACGACTTACAGGGAGGTTTAA
- a CDS encoding efflux RND transporter periplasmic adaptor subunit yields MKKLVILLVLLAAAGTAAWLIYRKTPSGPEDKAVLYGNVDLRQVDLAFLISERIDSVLVDEGDTVVPGQKLATLETVRLRQAADEARQIAEAARQNYLRVKNGPRAEEIAQARANVQAAEATLNNAGMRSKRLEALAETKSISRQEADDAVASRQVAAANLDVARKQLELLLAGSREEDVAQALAQYNQAKASLTIREQNLKDAVLYAPGNGVVRNRILEKGDMASPQKPVYNISLNHTKWVRAYLTESQLGKVKPGFSATVRNDSFPDTGFKGTVGFISSVAEFTPKNVETPDLRTALVYEVRIIVDDPDNRLRLGAPATVTIPLDQNAGTQPPEQPRP; encoded by the coding sequence ATGAAAAAGCTGGTTATCCTCCTGGTTCTCCTTGCGGCGGCAGGAACGGCCGCCTGGCTCATCTACCGGAAAACTCCGTCCGGGCCCGAGGACAAAGCCGTTCTTTACGGCAATGTGGACCTGCGCCAGGTGGATCTGGCTTTCCTCATCTCCGAACGTATTGACTCCGTGCTGGTGGACGAAGGGGACACGGTTGTTCCCGGCCAGAAGCTCGCCACGCTGGAAACGGTGCGGCTCCGGCAGGCCGCGGACGAAGCCCGGCAGATAGCGGAAGCCGCCCGCCAAAACTACCTGCGCGTTAAAAACGGCCCGCGCGCGGAAGAAATAGCCCAGGCGAGGGCGAACGTGCAGGCCGCGGAAGCTACGCTGAACAACGCCGGAATGCGCAGCAAAAGGCTGGAGGCGCTGGCTGAAACAAAATCCATCTCCCGCCAGGAGGCGGACGACGCCGTCGCCTCCCGGCAAGTGGCCGCCGCCAATCTGGACGTAGCCAGAAAACAGCTGGAACTGCTGCTGGCCGGTTCCCGTGAGGAAGACGTAGCCCAGGCGCTGGCCCAGTACAACCAGGCCAAAGCCAGCCTGACCATCAGGGAGCAGAACCTGAAAGACGCCGTGCTCTATGCCCCCGGCAACGGCGTGGTGCGCAACCGCATTCTGGAAAAGGGGGACATGGCCTCCCCGCAGAAACCCGTTTACAACATCTCCCTGAACCATACCAAATGGGTGCGGGCCTACCTCACGGAATCCCAGCTCGGCAAAGTAAAGCCCGGCTTTTCCGCCACCGTGCGCAATGACAGCTTCCCGGACACCGGCTTCAAAGGGACGGTGGGGTTTATCTCCTCCGTAGCGGAATTCACCCCTAAAAACGTGGAAACGCCGGATCTCAGAACGGCACTGGTCTATGAAGTGCGCATCATTGTGGACGATCCGGACAACCGGCTGCGCCTGGGAGCCCCCGCCACCGTCACCATCCCCCTGGACCAGAACGCCGGAACACAGCCCCCGGAACAGCCCAGGCCATGA
- a CDS encoding tyrosine-type recombinase/integrase: MASIYKKPNSPYWYAQYRVRTATGWKLVRLSTKIKHTPATVTREVKEAAESMGKQLNVLTREQAMTKAQRLADALESTARANLPAYQLRRAISALSTELTGESMEMPSVKLWLDDHMRRITRNGLKPASIANYKQAFDKFRASMGERINLPLDRITPLMLDDFKNHLLSRVSPSTANIALTLVSAAFQAAVDYKIIETNPFTAITKPHKGKAVKRRKFELEELEKVMAACNPEWRSMVKTCLYTGGQRLGDVATLRWSQVDEKRGVIRMTTQKKGKPLMIPIFPALKKHLQQRKKEAPGDFLHPECANIFESKGSGRLSNIFSHILYQCGLIAKDPLAAGKKYKKQEGNGTETRRHVNELSFHSLRYTATTMLHDAGVPPALVQAIVGHDSREVHEGYIDFGAKEFTQALEKLPKL; the protein is encoded by the coding sequence ATGGCCTCCATCTATAAAAAGCCGAACAGCCCTTACTGGTACGCACAATACCGCGTGAGAACCGCTACAGGCTGGAAACTGGTCCGGCTGTCAACCAAAATCAAGCATACCCCCGCCACGGTAACAAGGGAAGTAAAAGAAGCCGCAGAGTCCATGGGGAAGCAGCTGAACGTCCTGACCAGGGAACAGGCTATGACCAAGGCACAACGCCTGGCGGACGCCCTTGAATCAACGGCGCGGGCAAACCTGCCGGCCTATCAATTACGCCGGGCCATTTCCGCATTGTCCACGGAATTGACCGGAGAATCTATGGAAATGCCCTCTGTCAAATTATGGCTTGATGACCACATGCGGCGCATTACGCGCAATGGGCTTAAACCCGCATCCATAGCGAACTACAAACAAGCCTTTGACAAATTTCGCGCCTCAATGGGAGAACGTATCAACCTGCCTCTGGATCGCATTACTCCTCTGATGCTGGACGATTTCAAAAACCATCTTCTTTCCCGTGTCTCACCATCTACCGCCAATATTGCTCTTACGCTGGTTTCCGCGGCGTTCCAGGCGGCAGTTGATTATAAAATTATTGAAACCAACCCCTTTACGGCGATTACCAAGCCTCACAAGGGGAAAGCCGTCAAACGGCGGAAATTCGAATTGGAAGAGCTTGAAAAGGTAATGGCCGCATGCAATCCGGAATGGCGCTCCATGGTGAAAACGTGCCTCTATACGGGCGGTCAAAGATTGGGAGACGTGGCAACGCTCCGGTGGTCCCAGGTTGACGAGAAACGAGGCGTTATCCGGATGACCACGCAGAAAAAGGGAAAGCCTCTGATGATTCCGATTTTTCCGGCGCTGAAAAAACACCTGCAGCAACGGAAGAAAGAAGCTCCTGGGGACTTCCTGCATCCTGAATGCGCGAATATTTTTGAAAGCAAGGGATCCGGACGCCTGTCAAATATCTTTAGCCACATCCTGTACCAGTGTGGCCTTATTGCCAAAGACCCTCTGGCTGCAGGCAAAAAATACAAAAAGCAGGAAGGAAACGGCACAGAGACGCGGCGCCACGTCAATGAATTGTCCTTCCACAGCCTCCGCTATACGGCAACAACCATGTTACATGACGCCGGTGTTCCCCCTGCTCTTGTGCAAGCCATTGTGGGGCACGATTCCCGGGAAGTCCATGAAGGATACATCGACTTTGGAGCCAAGGAGTTTACACAAGCCCTTGAAAAGCTTCCCAAATTGTAG
- a CDS encoding ABC transporter permease produces MDFLIRIASLVRKELLAVLRDKKSRLALIIPPIIQIAIFGYAATMNVTRVPYAVLDKDGGEAAAQYIADLEGTGIFRRQAAAATEKDIDRMIDNREIVVGLTIPPDFSRNIQTGRPASLQLIADGRNTNTAAIALSYGQQIAAAYGAELLSKNGGSSPVETESRAWFNPNLITRWFIVPGLIAVLVLINSILSGALSIAREREEGTFDQLLVAPYTPGEILLGKGTASVVTGIMQAVFVVLVAMFWFRIPFQGSVWLLSAALLLFIVTAAAIGLCISSFAQSLQQAIVGTFLLLVPMVMLSGFATPISSMPEIFQDLTLLNPMRYGLELIQRIFLEGAGFLDLWPLFAAIMAVTVAAVLAAIFSFHHKIS; encoded by the coding sequence ATGGACTTCCTGATCAGAATAGCCTCCCTCGTCAGAAAAGAACTGCTGGCCGTGCTCAGGGACAAAAAAAGCCGGCTGGCCCTCATCATCCCTCCCATCATCCAGATAGCCATCTTCGGCTATGCCGCCACCATGAACGTCACCCGCGTGCCATACGCCGTGCTGGACAAAGACGGCGGAGAAGCGGCCGCCCAGTACATCGCGGACCTGGAAGGCACGGGAATCTTCCGGCGCCAGGCCGCCGCGGCCACGGAAAAAGACATTGACCGCATGATAGACAACCGGGAAATCGTCGTGGGGCTCACCATTCCGCCGGATTTCTCCCGCAACATTCAGACGGGGAGGCCCGCATCTCTCCAGCTCATTGCGGACGGGCGCAACACGAATACGGCGGCCATCGCCCTCAGCTACGGCCAGCAAATCGCTGCCGCCTACGGGGCGGAACTGCTCTCCAAAAACGGCGGCTCCTCCCCGGTGGAAACGGAATCCCGCGCCTGGTTCAACCCCAACCTCATCACACGCTGGTTCATCGTTCCCGGCCTCATCGCCGTGCTCGTGCTCATCAACTCCATCCTCTCCGGCGCGCTCTCCATCGCCCGCGAGCGGGAGGAAGGCACCTTCGACCAGCTTCTCGTCGCCCCATACACCCCGGGGGAAATCCTGCTCGGCAAGGGAACAGCCTCCGTCGTCACCGGAATCATGCAGGCCGTCTTCGTGGTGCTGGTTGCCATGTTCTGGTTCCGCATCCCCTTCCAGGGCTCCGTCTGGCTGCTCTCCGCCGCCCTGCTGCTCTTCATCGTCACGGCGGCGGCCATCGGGCTGTGCATTTCCTCCTTCGCCCAATCCCTTCAGCAGGCTATTGTGGGAACTTTCCTGCTGCTGGTGCCCATGGTCATGCTCTCCGGCTTTGCCACGCCCATCTCCAGCATGCCGGAAATCTTCCAGGACCTCACGCTGCTCAACCCCATGAGATACGGCCTGGAACTCATCCAGCGCATCTTTCTGGAAGGAGCCGGATTCCTGGATCTCTGGCCGCTTTTCGCGGCCATCATGGCCGTTACCGTGGCGGCCGTCCTGGCAGCCATCTTCTCTTTTCATCATAAAATATCCTGA
- a CDS encoding ABC transporter permease produces MTASLKRIGALIVKELHQVVRDPGNVGIAVILPAVLLLLFGYGMSMDIKNVRIAYLAVPASSQSTDLETRLTLSRYFQTTRVFSTREAEEKLRTHEADAFIALQSNAPDTLHNGTTKVQIVVNGVNANQATLIRNYLQAVVGSWASSLGGRTAPVLDMQTRTRFNEANDSHYYLVPGVIVTIMTMIGALLTSLVMAREYERGTLESLFVTPVGSGEILAAKAATNFLLGMVSLAISMLFAAFVFGIPIRGSLTLLLAVSALFLIVALGLGLVISTATKNQFLACQFAIMGTFMPALMLSGFLYDILNMPPAVRAITYLIPARYYVTLLQTLFLAGDIPSVIIPCCITLGVFAVVLMGIARMKAPKSLE; encoded by the coding sequence ATGACCGCCTCCCTCAAAAGAATAGGAGCCCTCATCGTCAAGGAACTCCACCAGGTGGTCCGGGACCCCGGCAATGTGGGCATTGCGGTCATCCTTCCGGCCGTGCTCCTGCTCCTCTTCGGCTACGGCATGAGCATGGACATCAAAAACGTGCGCATCGCGTACCTGGCCGTCCCCGCCTCCAGCCAGTCCACGGACCTGGAAACAAGGCTTACCCTTTCCAGATATTTCCAGACCACGCGCGTCTTCTCCACCCGGGAGGCTGAAGAAAAACTGCGCACCCATGAAGCGGACGCCTTCATCGCCCTGCAAAGCAACGCGCCGGACACGCTCCACAATGGAACCACGAAAGTCCAGATTGTCGTCAACGGAGTCAACGCCAACCAGGCCACCCTCATCCGCAACTACCTTCAGGCCGTCGTCGGCTCCTGGGCGTCTTCCCTGGGCGGGCGGACAGCCCCCGTGCTGGACATGCAGACGCGCACCCGCTTCAATGAAGCCAACGACAGCCACTACTACCTGGTTCCCGGCGTCATCGTCACCATCATGACCATGATCGGGGCGCTCCTCACCTCCCTGGTCATGGCGCGGGAATATGAACGCGGCACGCTGGAAAGCCTCTTCGTCACGCCCGTGGGCAGCGGAGAAATCCTGGCGGCCAAGGCCGCCACCAACTTCCTGCTGGGCATGGTCAGCCTGGCTATCTCCATGCTCTTCGCCGCCTTCGTCTTCGGCATCCCCATCCGCGGCTCCCTCACTCTGCTGCTGGCGGTTTCCGCCCTGTTCCTGATTGTGGCCCTGGGGTTGGGGCTGGTCATCTCCACCGCCACCAAAAACCAGTTCCTGGCCTGCCAATTCGCCATTATGGGCACCTTCATGCCGGCCCTCATGCTGTCCGGCTTCCTGTATGACATCCTGAACATGCCACCCGCCGTCCGGGCCATCACCTACCTCATCCCGGCCCGCTACTACGTCACCCTGCTCCAGACCCTCTTCCTGGCCGGGGACATCCCTTCCGTCATCATTCCCTGCTGCATCACGCTGGGCGTCTTTGCCGTGGTGCTCATGGGAATCGCCAGGATGAAAGCACCCAAATCCCTCGAATAG